The Leptospira fletcheri genome includes a region encoding these proteins:
- a CDS encoding FAD-dependent oxidoreductase, producing MSSLDTSSIFRPIQIGSESLPNRIIMGSMHLGLEGLPATADRMTAFYGKRFEGGVGLITTGGIAVNQEGKGSNIFFDFQKEEDCKELELVASALKPMGIFCAQLFHAGRYAYLRELVAPSAIRAPINRFVPKELTTEDAWRTIRDFGSSALRAKQIGFRAVEIMSSEGYLVNQFFSEVTNKRTDEFGGSPENRRRFAVEIMKEVRKQVGPGFPVIVRMSGIDLIPGNPTFEEVAALGNELKAAGADALNIGIGWHESRIPTISQLVPRGAWAKISHKVKQAVPGIPIIASNRINMPETIVQVLSSGEADVVSMARPFLADPEIVNKIRANETERVNTCVACNQACLDHTFKEEMVSCLVNPGANRELDWSRLPQARKQKVVVVGSGPGGMESARVAALRGHSVILLEASEKLGGQLNLAASIPGKFEFFETVRYFRSELPKLGVDIRLNTRANLALLEELKPDAVIFATGVLPRELKLPGLDKKPHASYVEFLNGSFRPGKSVAIIGGGGIGVDVAHRLTEEKDPDIPTYFRRYNVGSYTEAHIIPEKSGRKVSILRRNGKVGAGLGQTTSWALLQELQSKGVEFHTSLVYKEVTDQGLVVETKKDGVKTLECDTIILCAGQVSDVSLYESFRKERPNVPSYLIGGAKDASGIDAKRAMLEGYLAAAKIGTEQN from the coding sequence ATGTCCTCATTAGATACTTCTTCCATTTTTCGACCCATTCAAATCGGATCTGAAAGCTTACCGAACCGTATCATTATGGGGTCCATGCACCTCGGATTGGAAGGGTTGCCTGCCACCGCGGACAGGATGACCGCATTTTACGGAAAGCGCTTTGAAGGCGGAGTCGGACTCATCACCACCGGCGGAATCGCCGTAAACCAAGAAGGCAAAGGATCGAATATCTTTTTCGATTTCCAAAAAGAAGAGGACTGCAAAGAACTCGAACTAGTGGCAAGCGCCCTGAAACCCATGGGAATTTTTTGCGCACAACTCTTCCATGCCGGAAGATACGCTTACCTTCGCGAATTGGTGGCGCCTTCCGCCATCCGGGCTCCGATCAACCGATTCGTTCCCAAAGAGCTCACTACGGAAGATGCGTGGAGAACGATCCGTGATTTCGGGAGTTCCGCTTTGAGAGCGAAACAGATCGGCTTCCGAGCGGTGGAAATCATGTCTTCCGAAGGTTATCTGGTAAACCAATTCTTTTCCGAAGTGACGAACAAGAGAACGGACGAATTCGGCGGATCTCCCGAAAATAGACGCCGGTTCGCCGTCGAAATCATGAAGGAAGTGCGGAAACAGGTAGGACCTGGATTTCCGGTAATCGTAAGGATGTCCGGAATCGACCTGATTCCCGGAAATCCCACGTTTGAAGAAGTGGCCGCACTCGGAAACGAACTGAAAGCCGCAGGAGCGGACGCACTCAACATAGGGATCGGCTGGCACGAATCCAGGATACCTACGATTTCCCAGCTCGTTCCCCGCGGAGCTTGGGCGAAAATTTCTCATAAGGTCAAACAAGCCGTCCCTGGCATTCCCATTATCGCATCCAACCGGATCAATATGCCAGAAACCATCGTTCAGGTATTGTCCTCCGGAGAAGCCGACGTAGTAAGTATGGCTCGTCCCTTCCTAGCGGATCCCGAGATCGTGAACAAAATCCGCGCCAACGAAACGGAAAGAGTAAACACTTGCGTCGCCTGCAACCAAGCATGTTTGGATCATACATTTAAGGAAGAGATGGTATCCTGCCTAGTAAATCCCGGAGCCAATCGCGAATTGGATTGGAGCCGACTTCCCCAAGCCCGGAAACAGAAGGTCGTCGTCGTAGGTTCCGGTCCGGGAGGAATGGAATCCGCCAGAGTCGCCGCACTTAGAGGACATTCCGTGATTCTCTTGGAAGCTTCGGAAAAACTCGGGGGACAGTTGAACTTGGCGGCCTCTATCCCCGGAAAATTCGAATTCTTCGAAACCGTCCGCTACTTTCGTAGTGAACTCCCTAAATTAGGAGTAGACATCCGCCTGAATACTCGTGCAAACCTCGCCCTTTTGGAGGAACTGAAACCGGACGCGGTGATATTTGCCACCGGTGTACTTCCTAGGGAATTGAAACTTCCAGGCCTAGATAAGAAACCGCATGCTAGCTATGTGGAATTCCTGAACGGAAGTTTCCGTCCGGGAAAATCCGTAGCGATCATCGGAGGCGGGGGCATCGGAGTCGACGTGGCACATCGTTTGACGGAGGAGAAAGATCCGGACATCCCCACCTACTTCCGGAGATACAACGTTGGATCCTACACGGAAGCGCATATCATTCCTGAAAAATCGGGACGGAAAGTTTCTATTCTCAGAAGGAACGGAAAAGTCGGAGCAGGCCTAGGCCAAACCACTTCTTGGGCCTTGTTGCAGGAACTGCAGTCCAAAGGAGTGGAGTTCCATACCTCTCTCGTCTACAAGGAAGTGACGGACCAAGGATTAGTCGTCGAGACCAAAAAAGACGGAGTCAAAACGTTAGAATGTGATACAATCATTCTTTGCGCGGGGCAAGTCAGCGATGTCTCCCTGTATGAGTCGTTCCGAAAAGAGAGACCGAATGTTCCGAGCTATTTGATCGGAGGAGCCAAGGACGCTTCCGGAATAGACGCCAAGAGAGCCATGTTAGAAGGATATCTTGCCGCGGCGAAAATCGGCACCGAACAGAACTAA
- a CDS encoding LIC14007 family protein — protein sequence MKVYSAERVPNSVDYNLYVTEGNSKVRLLLQEPKLPALRELPAQDRVLRCLSFTILLNYTDDAAFASSNSGRFLNYLEDIIHRDSWFFLANRVEQFIKEFENFGVEISYDF from the coding sequence ATGAAGGTTTATTCGGCAGAAAGAGTTCCTAATTCCGTAGACTACAACCTGTACGTCACGGAAGGCAATTCCAAAGTAAGATTACTTCTGCAGGAACCAAAGCTACCCGCCCTGCGGGAATTACCCGCACAAGACCGGGTACTGCGCTGTCTTTCCTTTACCATACTTTTGAATTACACGGATGATGCCGCTTTCGCCAGCAGCAACTCCGGTCGCTTCCTGAATTATTTGGAAGACATCATCCATCGTGATTCTTGGTTTTTTTTGGCGAACCGAGTGGAGCAATTCATCAAGGAATTTGAAAACTTCGGTGTGGAAATTTCCTACGACTTTTGA
- a CDS encoding FKBP-type peptidyl-prolyl cis-trans isomerase → MNPRVVTFHYTLKDKQGNLIDSSEGSHPLSYLEGVGQIIAGLEEEIKHLKAGDKKVISVDADKGYGKKNAELIFDVPKSQFPQDEELTVGMMFQTDEPDTVYTITEIKGESIIVDGNHPLAGVDLVFDVQIINTREATDEEVTHGHVHGEGGHHHH, encoded by the coding sequence ATGAATCCAAGAGTCGTTACGTTTCACTATACATTAAAAGACAAGCAAGGCAATCTAATCGATTCTTCGGAAGGAAGTCATCCCCTTTCCTATTTGGAAGGCGTAGGCCAAATCATCGCGGGTCTGGAGGAAGAAATCAAACATCTCAAGGCCGGAGATAAGAAGGTCATTTCTGTGGATGCGGACAAAGGCTACGGAAAGAAGAATGCGGAATTGATCTTCGACGTCCCCAAAAGCCAATTCCCGCAGGACGAAGAGCTTACCGTCGGAATGATGTTCCAGACGGATGAACCCGATACGGTGTATACGATCACCGAAATCAAAGGGGAAAGCATTATCGTGGATGGAAACCATCCTCTGGCTGGAGTGGATCTTGTCTTTGACGTGCAGATCATAAATACCAGAGAGGCAACGGACGAAGAGGTGACACACGGGCACGTTCATGGCGAGGGGGGACACCACCACCATTAA
- a CDS encoding ATP-dependent helicase has product MTAPEELNEKQKEAIEATEGPVLLVAGAGTGKTKTLVHRLAKLVSLGVPAENILLLTFTRKAAREMSTRAVALLDSRCSKVHAGTFHSFSAHVLRKYAPVLGFSPQFSILDETDASDVFQFVRSEGEYANQKNRFPANETLATVYSSFINTGRELKDILKSEYPKFLDQEPSIQKIFQDYASYKKERSLLDYDDLLLFVRELLSEHDTVRKKLSEQYKYVMVDEYQDANKLQAHIACLLASEHENIFVVGDDAQSIYSFRGANVKGIFDFPKIFPNAKTIYLERNYRSTPSVLNLANGVLLNFSEKYEKYLYTKNEDHQKPMLLGFSDELEEAEGIADRILERREEGILFSEMAVLFRSGWNSNQLELVLNSRNIPYQKFGGKKFVESAHAKDFLALLRIRENPMDSVSWLRVLLLLSGIGPAKAKVLLSELKILSGNLAAVLERQKSTTTALEKLSSLLSSEGNLISTLERFLEFYKPLLEKKYDDPKRRFEDLNSFLTLSQRYETLHEFLVEMSLDGPTRSLEKLTPEDEEEGILVLSTIHSAKGLEFDTVFLLNVTEGSFPSGKGEKNIEEERRLFYVGITRARKNLLLTYPQTSLSRGGNTFNRVSRFIEELKEPDKVLDKRFYDGKKTSGGPPGLQNLSGTGSPESETVKRIRDFFGS; this is encoded by the coding sequence ATGACCGCCCCGGAAGAACTGAACGAAAAACAGAAAGAAGCCATAGAAGCCACCGAAGGTCCGGTGCTTCTCGTTGCAGGCGCAGGAACGGGAAAGACCAAAACTCTAGTCCATCGTTTGGCCAAGCTGGTTTCCCTTGGAGTCCCGGCGGAAAACATCCTTTTATTGACTTTTACGAGGAAAGCGGCACGTGAAATGTCCACAAGGGCCGTAGCTCTGCTGGACAGCCGATGCTCCAAAGTCCACGCCGGAACCTTCCATTCCTTCTCGGCTCATGTCCTTCGAAAGTACGCTCCCGTTCTCGGGTTTTCCCCGCAATTTTCCATACTGGACGAGACGGATGCTTCGGACGTATTCCAGTTCGTCCGCTCGGAGGGAGAATACGCGAACCAAAAAAACCGATTTCCCGCCAACGAAACTCTTGCAACCGTTTATTCCTCTTTTATCAACACGGGACGAGAACTCAAAGACATTCTAAAATCGGAATATCCCAAATTCCTAGACCAAGAACCTTCCATTCAGAAGATATTCCAGGACTACGCATCTTATAAGAAGGAAAGGTCCTTGCTCGATTACGACGACCTCTTGCTTTTCGTAAGGGAATTATTGTCGGAGCACGATACCGTTCGCAAAAAGCTGTCCGAACAGTACAAATACGTGATGGTAGACGAATACCAGGACGCCAATAAATTACAGGCGCACATTGCCTGTCTGCTCGCTTCCGAGCACGAAAACATATTCGTGGTAGGTGATGATGCGCAAAGTATCTATTCGTTTCGTGGAGCGAACGTCAAAGGGATCTTCGATTTTCCGAAGATTTTTCCGAACGCTAAGACGATTTATCTGGAAAGAAATTATAGAAGCACCCCTTCCGTTTTAAATTTAGCGAACGGAGTGCTGCTCAATTTCTCCGAGAAATACGAAAAATACCTTTATACCAAAAACGAGGACCATCAAAAACCCATGCTATTGGGTTTCTCCGACGAGCTGGAAGAGGCCGAAGGAATCGCGGACCGGATTCTGGAAAGAAGAGAGGAAGGAATCCTGTTCTCCGAGATGGCGGTACTTTTCCGCTCCGGTTGGAATTCCAACCAACTCGAATTGGTTCTGAATTCCAGAAACATTCCCTACCAAAAATTCGGAGGAAAAAAATTCGTAGAGAGCGCGCATGCAAAGGATTTCCTTGCACTCCTTAGGATCAGGGAAAACCCGATGGACTCTGTGTCTTGGCTGCGGGTTCTGTTGCTTTTATCCGGTATCGGACCTGCAAAGGCCAAAGTCCTATTAAGCGAATTGAAAATCCTTTCCGGAAATCTCGCCGCCGTATTGGAGCGCCAAAAATCTACGACTACAGCCCTGGAAAAACTCTCTAGCTTGCTTTCCTCGGAAGGGAACCTGATCTCCACGTTGGAAAGATTCTTAGAATTTTATAAACCTCTTTTGGAAAAGAAATACGACGATCCGAAACGAAGATTCGAGGATCTGAATTCGTTTCTCACTCTGTCCCAGAGATACGAAACCCTTCACGAATTTCTAGTGGAAATGAGCCTGGACGGCCCGACGCGTAGTCTGGAAAAACTGACTCCGGAAGACGAAGAAGAAGGAATACTAGTGCTTTCCACGATCCATTCCGCGAAAGGGCTGGAATTCGATACGGTATTTTTACTGAACGTAACGGAAGGCTCTTTTCCCTCCGGAAAAGGGGAAAAAAATATAGAGGAAGAAAGAAGATTGTTCTATGTGGGAATTACCCGTGCGAGAAAAAATCTTCTTCTCACCTACCCTCAAACCTCCCTCTCTCGAGGAGGAAATACGTTCAACCGCGTTTCCCGTTTTATCGAAGAGCTGAAAGAACCGGACAAAGTACTCGACAAACGTTTTTACGACGGAAAAAAAACCTCCGGTGGTCCTCCTGGACTTCAAAATCTTTCCGGGACTGGATCGCCGGAAAGCGAGACCGTTAAAAGAATCAGGGATTTTTTCGGATCTTAA
- a CDS encoding SprT-like domain-containing protein: MNGAVDWNTLLYETWISLSKFSGRSAPQIKKVELKFYPYRNGGSSLLWKKGTLFGKIHESFLAADQATAESLAKLLISRILGRAENSDWKESVQNYLNGQSYKPRRTKIYSPRGKHYDLERIFSRIRSLYFEQDDLEGMRIEWSPRMGKRRLGTYDRETKTVRISPVLDRPEVPEFVIDHIVHHEILHHLYPVLRWKSRNIIHGPEFKKKEREFEYFREANRWLKTVYPKMAVLPFFLKSRRN; this comes from the coding sequence ATGAACGGTGCCGTGGATTGGAATACTCTACTTTACGAAACCTGGATTTCCCTATCGAAATTTTCCGGAAGGTCCGCTCCCCAAATCAAAAAAGTGGAGCTGAAATTTTATCCCTACCGAAACGGAGGCAGTTCTCTCCTTTGGAAAAAAGGTACCCTATTTGGAAAGATCCACGAATCCTTCCTGGCGGCCGACCAAGCCACAGCGGAAAGTTTAGCCAAACTTCTGATTTCCAGGATTCTAGGTCGGGCGGAGAATTCCGATTGGAAAGAATCCGTGCAGAACTATCTGAACGGACAATCCTACAAGCCGCGTCGGACCAAAATCTATTCTCCCCGGGGAAAACACTACGATCTAGAAAGAATTTTCTCGCGAATCCGTTCCTTATATTTCGAACAGGACGATCTAGAAGGAATGCGGATCGAGTGGTCTCCACGTATGGGAAAAAGAAGACTCGGCACCTACGATAGGGAAACGAAAACGGTGCGGATCAGCCCCGTGTTAGATCGCCCGGAAGTTCCGGAATTCGTGATCGATCATATCGTTCATCATGAAATCCTACATCACCTTTACCCTGTGCTAAGATGGAAGAGCAGAAATATAATACACGGCCCCGAATTCAAAAAAAAGGAAAGGGAATTCGAATATTTCCGGGAAGCAAACCGCTGGTTGAAAACGGTATATCCTAAAATGGCAGTGCTTCCGTTCTTTCTCAAATCCCGTAGAAATTGA
- a CDS encoding YceI family protein: MKRTLSFSILISFVFLFSAALRAEDLKISERNLKFTVVHPFKTVNGICKTVNVTPATYFTGGIGVQIPKSVKIEAPLKDFQSGDPNRDSHILESLGYPEQENVSFTSTSIDPIEGGWNVTGNLTINGVTKQIKTKVSVLNKGDGQIEVSGKFQIKMKEFNVDPPGVLFVKAKEEVEIEFSFLLKP; encoded by the coding sequence ATGAAACGAACCCTATCTTTTTCGATTCTTATCAGCTTCGTATTTTTGTTCTCCGCAGCTTTAAGAGCCGAGGATCTGAAGATCTCAGAAAGGAACCTGAAATTCACGGTGGTCCATCCCTTCAAAACGGTGAACGGAATCTGCAAAACCGTAAACGTGACTCCGGCAACCTATTTCACCGGGGGAATCGGTGTGCAGATTCCGAAGTCGGTGAAGATCGAGGCTCCCTTAAAGGATTTTCAATCCGGAGATCCGAACCGAGATTCGCATATTCTGGAAAGTTTAGGTTACCCGGAGCAAGAGAATGTAAGCTTTACCTCCACTTCCATCGATCCGATCGAAGGAGGTTGGAACGTCACTGGGAACCTGACCATAAACGGAGTCACAAAACAGATCAAAACGAAAGTTTCCGTGCTGAATAAGGGGGATGGTCAGATAGAAGTTTCCGGAAAATTCCAGATCAAGATGAAGGAATTCAACGTGGATCCGCCGGGTGTTCTGTTCGTCAAAGCAAAGGAAGAAGTGGAGATCGAATTCTCCTTTTTATTGAAACCCTAA
- a CDS encoding VWA containing CoxE family protein produces MFFPFFYKLKVAGLPVSTIELLDFLKAVDGLTGTKPYLSLEEFYRVSRLCLVKDLRHYDTFDQVFSELFGDRGVFRDSLRQEILEWLSKIFENPNKLPPSLVPPEKLWEEFLDRLKNQKGEHHGGNRWIGTGGSSPFGHGGVNPQGVRIGGQGGVRSAVFQAMERRYKDYRTDEQLDVRQLKVALKRLRNLRKDGVPQFHLPKTVDATCRNAGDMELVFDRMRKNGIKVLLLMDTGGSMTPYADRVSKLFSAGHQMNHFKEFNYYYFHNSIYDCVYPKGDLRFPISLKSVFKKHKEDTKVILVGDASMAPYELLDPAYGFYHSRFRNDHRLPEDPKSGLDSFQRIKNHFRDSIWVNPEPKRYWDAPTVYEIRKVFPMFFLSIDGIEAGIRKLLNQQ; encoded by the coding sequence TTGTTTTTTCCTTTCTTTTATAAGCTGAAAGTAGCCGGACTTCCGGTCTCTACGATAGAGCTTTTGGATTTCCTAAAGGCAGTAGACGGGCTGACGGGTACCAAGCCGTATTTGAGTTTGGAGGAATTTTACAGGGTTTCGCGTCTTTGCTTGGTCAAAGACCTGCGGCATTATGATACCTTCGATCAGGTGTTTTCGGAATTATTCGGAGATCGCGGTGTATTTCGAGATTCTTTGAGACAGGAAATTCTGGAATGGCTTTCCAAAATATTCGAGAACCCGAACAAGCTTCCTCCGAGTCTGGTTCCCCCCGAAAAACTTTGGGAGGAATTTCTGGACCGATTGAAGAACCAAAAAGGGGAACATCACGGTGGGAACCGATGGATCGGCACCGGAGGTTCTTCCCCGTTCGGTCACGGAGGCGTAAATCCTCAAGGAGTGAGGATCGGCGGCCAAGGCGGAGTACGTTCTGCGGTATTCCAGGCGATGGAACGCAGATACAAGGACTACCGAACGGACGAACAATTGGATGTGAGACAGCTCAAGGTGGCGTTGAAGAGGCTCCGCAATCTACGAAAAGACGGGGTTCCGCAATTTCACCTTCCCAAGACAGTGGACGCTACTTGCAGGAATGCCGGGGACATGGAATTGGTCTTCGATCGGATGCGGAAAAACGGGATCAAGGTTCTGCTTCTTATGGACACCGGCGGGAGTATGACTCCTTACGCGGACCGTGTGAGCAAACTATTCTCCGCCGGTCATCAGATGAATCATTTCAAGGAGTTCAACTATTATTATTTCCATAATTCGATTTACGATTGTGTTTATCCGAAAGGAGATTTGAGATTTCCGATTTCCCTGAAATCCGTATTCAAGAAGCATAAGGAGGACACGAAGGTGATTCTTGTGGGCGACGCTAGTATGGCGCCGTACGAATTATTGGATCCGGCTTACGGCTTTTATCACTCCAGGTTTCGAAACGACCACAGATTACCGGAGGATCCGAAATCGGGTCTGGACAGTTTTCAAAGGATCAAAAATCATTTTCGGGACAGTATCTGGGTGAATCCCGAACCGAAGAGGTATTGGGACGCGCCTACCGTCTATGAAATCAGGAAAGTATTTCCCATGTTTTTTCTAAGTATAGACGGGATAGAAGCTGGGATCCGTAAATTGTTGAACCAGCAATAG
- a CDS encoding AAA family ATPase → MIQDQTSSETYLLSETLEEAVKVSEITSRPLLLKGEPGTGKSLLAEYLAQKTNRPLFTWHVKSTSQAKEGLYFYDAVSRLNDSRFAEDTDKVKRIENYIRLGALGQAFDSPVPSVVLIDEIDKADIEFPNDLLLELDRMEFSIQETGRVVKAKIRPLTIITSNNEKELPAAFLRRCIFHYIDFPEPSFMSDIVKSHFPKIDTELIKRALEAFYVIRRMDDMKKKPGTSELLDWIQILVHMGADLSAEEKIPYLGALVKNEEDLRLFR, encoded by the coding sequence ATGATTCAAGATCAAACTTCCTCCGAAACCTACCTTCTCTCAGAGACACTTGAGGAGGCGGTGAAAGTTTCGGAAATCACTTCCCGTCCGCTCCTACTGAAAGGGGAACCTGGGACGGGAAAATCCCTTTTGGCAGAATACCTCGCGCAGAAGACGAATCGTCCTTTGTTCACTTGGCATGTTAAGTCCACCTCCCAAGCGAAGGAAGGTCTGTATTTTTACGATGCTGTCTCCCGCTTGAACGATTCCCGGTTTGCCGAGGATACCGACAAGGTAAAGAGAATCGAAAATTATATCCGGCTCGGCGCTCTCGGACAGGCCTTCGATTCTCCGGTTCCTTCCGTGGTCTTGATCGACGAGATCGATAAGGCAGACATCGAATTTCCGAACGACCTTCTTTTGGAATTGGACAGGATGGAGTTTTCGATCCAGGAAACCGGCCGAGTCGTCAAAGCAAAGATACGCCCCTTGACAATCATCACCTCGAACAACGAAAAGGAATTACCGGCCGCGTTCCTAAGAAGGTGTATTTTTCATTATATCGATTTTCCCGAACCCTCCTTTATGAGCGATATTGTTAAATCACATTTTCCTAAAATAGATACGGAACTTATAAAGCGAGCCTTGGAGGCTTTTTACGTGATTCGAAGGATGGACGATATGAAGAAAAAGCCGGGGACCAGCGAACTCTTGGATTGGATTCAGATTTTAGTCCATATGGGAGCCGACCTTTCCGCCGAGGAAAAGATTCCGTATCTAGGAGCCTTGGTAAAGAACGAAGAGGACTTACGTCTTTTCCGTTAG
- the pbpC gene encoding penicillin-binding protein 1C, giving the protein MRTAWILLLFFPFAWIGAEESGNFFSEEIRSGRIPSFSEVKSATFSTEGILLDKKGIPLQKIRLDHKFRRLSWTDSSEIPETLVLALIAQEDRRFPFHGGVDVKSVLGAIKDRILGGPKRGASTLTMQLAGLLIGSKPGRRSFSEKWEQMKVAWKIESSWSKQEILEAYINLIPFQGEYVGIRAASRGLFGADPSSLGPEEAIALVALLPNPGSSQKSWVRRGCWLSSAIGRNDLCQPVREIIPSLSQKRNRKEQGPSLAYHAAHKIWSVGDGGVGTSESFRSTLDANLQISAGEAMNRVLSQVSGKNVKEAGILVVENRTGAILVYLGNSKSSRESFFVDAIRARRQAGSTLKPFLYALAFEKNILTPESLLMDRPKEWELVGGSYKPGNYEDRYNGPVPARIALASSLNVPAVQVLDWTGVPEFVSRLSELGFHKLKNPDHYGLSLALGTADVTLWELVNAYRTLANDGLFGLPTFDPEEAALNGQFWKEGETDRFRRIYQQDAVLSVKKVLSSREDRAPTFGWENHLSTRFFTFVKTGTSQDMRDNWCIGSSGDYTVGVWMGNMSGEPMHDVSGVTGAAPLWKEIITILEEGRPSILAQNTVPNSKPSLPIPSVRGGGSVRIRYPESGNLFALDPEIPEENERIRFEAGPTTLPLEWILNGASLGTFEGNSYDWKPKRGKFLLSVRIPGGAILDTVAFQVR; this is encoded by the coding sequence ATGAGAACTGCTTGGATTCTTCTTTTATTTTTTCCTTTCGCATGGATCGGAGCGGAGGAATCCGGGAATTTTTTTTCGGAAGAGATTCGGTCTGGCAGAATTCCTAGTTTCTCCGAAGTCAAATCCGCGACGTTTTCTACGGAAGGGATCTTATTGGATAAAAAGGGCATCCCTTTGCAGAAGATCCGGCTCGACCATAAGTTTCGTCGTCTTTCTTGGACGGACTCCTCGGAAATTCCGGAGACGTTGGTCCTGGCTTTGATTGCCCAAGAGGATCGGAGATTTCCGTTTCACGGCGGAGTGGATGTGAAATCCGTTTTGGGGGCTATCAAGGATAGGATTTTGGGCGGTCCGAAACGAGGAGCCAGTACGTTAACGATGCAGCTGGCAGGACTTCTGATCGGTTCGAAGCCGGGAAGAAGATCCTTCTCCGAAAAATGGGAACAGATGAAGGTCGCCTGGAAAATCGAGTCCTCATGGTCGAAACAGGAAATCCTAGAGGCTTATATCAATCTGATTCCGTTTCAGGGAGAATACGTAGGAATCCGAGCCGCATCCCGAGGACTTTTCGGTGCGGATCCGTCCTCTCTCGGTCCGGAAGAAGCGATCGCGTTGGTAGCGCTGCTCCCCAATCCGGGGAGTTCTCAAAAGAGTTGGGTTCGGCGAGGTTGTTGGCTTTCTTCCGCAATCGGAAGAAACGATCTTTGTCAACCCGTCCGGGAGATCATTCCCAGTCTTTCCCAAAAAAGGAATCGGAAAGAGCAGGGGCCGTCCTTGGCCTACCATGCCGCTCATAAGATCTGGTCCGTCGGAGACGGGGGAGTCGGAACCTCTGAAAGTTTCCGTTCCACTCTAGATGCGAACCTGCAGATCTCGGCGGGAGAAGCTATGAATCGTGTTCTTTCCCAAGTAAGCGGGAAAAACGTGAAAGAAGCGGGGATACTCGTCGTAGAAAACAGAACCGGCGCAATTTTGGTCTATCTAGGAAATTCCAAATCTTCTCGGGAGAGTTTTTTCGTAGATGCGATCCGAGCCAGAAGGCAAGCGGGCTCCACCTTAAAACCCTTTTTGTACGCCTTGGCTTTCGAAAAAAATATTCTGACTCCGGAATCTTTGCTCATGGATCGACCTAAGGAATGGGAATTGGTCGGAGGATCCTATAAGCCGGGGAATTACGAGGACAGATATAACGGTCCTGTTCCGGCAAGGATCGCATTGGCTTCTTCATTGAACGTTCCTGCCGTCCAGGTTCTGGATTGGACGGGTGTGCCGGAATTCGTATCCAGATTAAGCGAATTAGGTTTTCATAAACTCAAAAACCCCGATCATTACGGATTATCCTTAGCTCTCGGGACGGCGGATGTCACTCTTTGGGAGCTCGTGAACGCGTATAGAACGCTGGCGAACGACGGTTTGTTCGGCCTGCCCACCTTCGATCCTGAAGAGGCGGCTTTGAACGGTCAGTTCTGGAAAGAAGGAGAAACGGATCGTTTTCGTAGGATTTATCAGCAGGACGCAGTATTATCCGTAAAGAAGGTATTGTCCTCGCGAGAAGATCGGGCTCCTACTTTCGGTTGGGAAAATCATCTTTCGACCCGATTCTTTACGTTCGTTAAAACCGGAACTTCTCAGGACATGCGAGACAACTGGTGCATCGGTTCCAGCGGGGATTATACGGTAGGCGTGTGGATGGGAAATATGAGCGGAGAACCTATGCACGATGTCAGCGGGGTGACCGGGGCCGCACCGCTTTGGAAGGAGATCATTACCATTTTGGAGGAAGGGAGACCTTCTATTCTTGCCCAAAATACAGTTCCTAACTCGAAACCTTCGCTTCCGATCCCTTCCGTCCGCGGAGGCGGCAGTGTACGGATTCGCTATCCGGAATCCGGAAATCTGTTCGCTTTGGATCCGGAAATTCCGGAAGAAAACGAACGGATCCGTTTCGAAGCAGGACCTACAACTTTGCCTCTGGAATGGATTTTGAACGGAGCCAGTTTAGGTACGTTCGAAGGGAATTCTTACGATTGGAAACCGAAACGCGGAAAATTCCTGCTCTCGGTCCGCATTCCGGGCGGCGCCATTTTGGATACGGTTGCCTTTCAGGTAAGATAA